Genomic DNA from Vanrija pseudolonga chromosome 3, complete sequence:
TCGTTGGGGCGCGTAAACATCTCAGGCTTGAACTTGCGGTGGTACACCTGcgccgccatgtcgacgtAACCTGCGCCCCAgcacgcgtcgacgagcttccactcgccgccgtcgacccgCACGGCGTTCCACGCGTGGTTCATGTCGTACGCGGGCACGGGCTCGCCGGCCTGCCAGTCGTGGTATCCGACGCCTTTGCCGTGCCCGTTCACGACGGTGCACTCGAGCcccgcggcggtcgcgatGGCGGCATACGAGCCCGCATAGCCCGCGCACACGCCCACCCCGGACAGGATGGACTCGGCGGGGGTTGATGGGGCAAtggccacgccgccgaggtggccgacaAACGACGCGACGTCATAGTCCATGTTATGGTGGAACCAGGTGAAGATTGCGCGCGCCTTGTCCGTCGCTGAGGGGAACGGGGAGCACAGGTGGTGCGCGAGGAAGCCGATTGGGTCGGAGCGGGGCAGCGTGTCGCGCGGGTacatgccgccgacggcgtcggcggccgaaAAGTCGCGGCACTGGAGGCAGtcgggggaggcggggggGAGAGGCGGGGACATTGAGtgcgttgtcgtcgctggtgAGGGGGGAAGCGTCGCCATCTTGGGCCGGTTCCACATCGGCACGGCCGGCGGTGCAGTTGTCGCCTGGGACGGCCGCACCGTGGGCTGGGGTTTCGCAGACGTCGGGAGAGGCGGCCTCGCAAAGGTCGGCAGTGGCGGCCGCGCcaccctcggcgcgggcatgtcccccacctcctcctcctcgtcgggctcCTCCACAGGCGGggggagcgcgcgcgtcggcgcgcgagacACCGGGCTGGtaggcgagcggggcgggagtcgtggcgggggtggcggcgcatcgtcgtcctcagGCGGTGGGGGTATGGCGCGttgcggcgccgccgagccggtcgTGTTGGCCCGCGCAGGCaggggcgggcgcggcctGCCCGGCAAGGCTGGTGGTGTGTCGTCTGCCGGCGGTGGAGGGAtgggccgcgtcggcgcgccggcgtccatCGACTGGCTGCGCCTCGGTGCGTGGGCTGCATCGGGTGGCGGGGGAATCGCGCGTGTCGGTGCGGAGGGgctcgttggcgtcggcgccgagggacGCCTCGCTCGTGACGGCAGTGGCGGGGGCGTGTcatcgttgtcgtcgtcgtcgtcgtccgctcGTGATGGCCGGCTGGccggcagcggtggtggcgtTTCCTCCTCCGCTGGCGAGGGCAGCGTGGGCGCCTGGGACGCCCGGCGGGCGGGTAGTGGTGGCGGCTGTTCCTCCGGTGTGGGGGGGATGCCGCGTGCCGGCGTGGCTGAGGAGCGGTGGGGGAGTGGCGGCGGGTCCTCAGCCTCCGGCGTAGGGGGCACGgtgcgtgtcggcgcgcCATACGGGCTGATTGGGGTCGCGGAcgatcggcggcgggggaggggcggcggcgtgtcggaGTCTGGCGTGGGCAGGGGGACCGGTGGCCGGATTCTTGGTGGCGCTGGAGCTTCGGCGCATGACTCggccgccaccccgccgtcGATGCTCGCCTGACGCCTTTTGCGCAcgtcgcccgcggcggcaggcttgggcggcgcgaggccgtcCGCGAGGCGCAGGGCCGCGATACGTTCTTTGAGGCTCTTGAactctggctctggctctgcgGCGTCTGCCATcgtggtgagtgggtgagtgggcgttCGTCATGCGCTGCGCCGCTACACGCCCTCTTATATAcaccccgacgccggcacACATGCACAAACATTATCCGTCGGacactcgccgtcgtcaagtcGAGACAGATCGACCCGGGGTTAGTCTGGCCTGGCCCTCGGGCCAGGTACCGACTGAAACGCGACCCAGCGCACCACGGCTCAAAGTGGTAGTGACCGTAGTGGCGGGCACACCAGCATGCATGGTTGGATCGAGAGCATGCCGGTATGTGTTCGTTGCTCGCCATGCATAGCGCGCGCACTGGCGCCGTGCCCTGCGTTgcgaccaccgcgccgccgtcgccacccaacacctcccaccacctcgcccacacTTTGATCAGTTTTCACCAGATCGCCACCACCCGAGACAGCCTTCACGTGATGCTCTTAGCCTGTCCCCATTTGGCACGCGCAGGAACCGAGAGGAACTGGATGAGAGCTTGGCTAGCTTGGTCGCTTGGGCGTGTACCATTCACGACGCCAACATGGTTCCTCGCGTTCCTGGAATGACCACATTCAAGTGAACGGGACGTGCAGCATCCATGCGTGGCGGTGCCAGTCGTGCAGAGAGTCAGTTcccgtgtcgtcgtccgtcaGTCACCAGAGCACCGGCAacgccgcccagctcccCCGCACCAATAACGCGTCTCTACTAGAACCATCATCACACGCAAACGGGCCGCTCCACTCCCATTACTTCTCGTCAAACGGGTTCCTAGGCGAGTCAGCTGGTGCCCACACCTTGCCCACTCACTTGGTAtactcgagctcctcgtcgtcatcgtcgtcgtcgcccagctgGTGCGGGCTCACCTCCTCCGTCGGCGTCTTGGGGATCTTCTCCACCAGGCTCTTGCCagtcgcgggcggcgacgcgggcgacgtGGCGTTCTGGAGGCTGGGGTTGGGGTCCTTGTCCAGCGTCGAgaggtcgacgcgcttcTTGGGCAGGAATCCGAGCTTGGCTGGAGGGGTTAGTGTCGCACGGAGACTAGTAACCCACCAAGATCAAtcttgccggcggcacctCTGTCCGGGCTCGtggcaccaccagcagcgggTGACTGCCTTCCGCCAACATTGATGGTGTTGCCCTGGCTGAGcggcaccgcgtcgtcgtcatacgtgtcggtcggcgaccagcgtctcgagctgctgcggggAGCGCTGGCAACGGGAGCGGCCGAGCCACCCGTGCTGCCCGACGACTGCGAGATGGTGCGCTGGTTGGCACTAAACTGTCAGCTTTGGCAACCCCACTTCCACTCACCCAGGACGCTCGCCGGTAGGAGGAGGACCCGAGGGAGCAGCGTAGCcatactgctgctgctgtccgtAGCCCTGCTGGGGGAGATCGACACTTGCGTGGTTGTTCCAACCAGCCGCAGCCTCCTGCTGGGAAACGCGGTTCTCCTCGCGCGTCTGCTGGAACTCGTTGTATCGTGCCTTTGCCTTGTTGAAGAACGACGAGACAGTCGCCTTGCCGGCTGCATGGTCAGCCACATCCACCGGACCCTACTCACTCTCAGCAAAGTGGTTCAGCTTCTCCTCGAACGCGACGGCACCAGGCTGCTGGCCGCCAGGGATGGGGCCGCTCGACGCATCGTAGCGCTGCTGGAGGTGGTCCACCtgcgtgctcgtcgcgtaCGGGTCTGGTccaggagggcgagcgcgacggaCGCGCGGCTGGTACGGCAGGACCTCGGGGATCTggctctgctgctgcgtgcggtCGCCCGGGTggccgcgaggagcacgcgccgcgcgccggcgggcgtcATCCTCCTGGTCCTGCAAGTGCAGAGCGCGCGCAaactcctcgtcgaggtcgacctgcGGCTACGGTTGTCAGCCTCGTGCGCAAAGTACAGACCGCCACAACCAAGCCATGTCGTCATTCATGAGCGGTGCGAGGTGCATGCAGAGTGCGCACAGGCGCAGAAGATTGGACACTGCCATACCCGCTGCCAGTACGCATCCGCGTCCCACCGCACCGCGTCTTCGTCCATCCTCGCACCTGATAGATCCACGGGGTCTGGAAGGCGCGAGTGGCCCGACTGGCGTTCACCGCGTGCCCAGAGTCACCCCCGCGCCAATACTTGCCGACTTGCTCGCCCACAGCCTTGGTGCTTGCAAGTAGCGACTCTTGCCACCCTCCTGTCGAGTGCTGCGCATCCCAGACCTCGATGCGCTCTCTCGCGGCACGCTCTCTCGCTGTGGCAGCACTCACATGGTCCTCCGAGACAGGTTGGGCCGACGTGTCAGGCTTGAACTCGGGGTCGGTCATCTGCAGCAGGCTCTCGATGGCGCGGTCCTGGCTGCCGCCAACGCTCTCGAGTACCATCTCGATGACGCCCGTGTCGACGGTTGGGAACATGACAGCGAGCTCGTTGACCTTGGGGTTGGCGTgggccggggccggcggggcggcggctggagcagcaggagcagcagcaggcgtcgtcgtcgtgtcggctGGCTTGGCAACCGTGTCGGCGGTGGCTTCGGCGAGTAGGTCGGCCGTGGCCTCTGTCACGGGCGCCGTGGGGCTCGCCACCGGCTCGGTAACCTTGGGGCTTGTTGGCGATGTCGGCTTGGGAGATGTTGACATTGCGGTGGTTGTTGAGTGGATGGTGGCAAGAAGAGTCGAAGACAATGTCACGATGTCTGTGGGAGTGACGGCGAGCAGGGAGACTGACGCACGacactggcgcggcgcgcggctcgcggctgTGCGTCATCGCTTCTGACGCATTTTCTAAATGGATTAGAAAAGTGTTTGTAATGACACGTGGCCGTTTCGGAGAGCGGAGCAATTCCCAATTACCCTGATTAACCCTTGAAGCAGTGTCAACAAGGCCAAGCCATCTCGCGAGATTAGATCAGAGCAAACCACGCACTAGTCGGCACAACTTGGCCCGATACACCGCAGCATGGTCCCCTGCCCGACAACACCGCACGCAGCACGGGACCGACTGGCATCGCTTGGCATTATGCACAAGTTGACTTTAACAATAATACAAGTAGAAGCATCAAAGGAGGGCCCGACTCCATCTCGACATCCACTCGGCGCTAGCAGTGTGCCCAGACCAAGtccgccccggccccgcGTTTCATCGGCGCGTACCTTGACAACAGCAGCCGAGGAGCGCACGAGCGCAtgaccaccccaccaccaccaccccgcgcaTAAATACCCTCTTCTCAACTTGTGATTGTTGCCTCCCCCCACACCATGGCCGAAGACGAAGAGCCGCAGTTCAAGAGCCTCAAGGACCgcatcgcggcgctcaacctcggcgcggggggtGCAGCGCCCGTGCCAGCACCGGCTCCGCTAGCACCAAAGGCACGGCCCTCACCGCTGGTCCCAGCGTCCAAGCCTGCACCGCCCGCTCCAAggccccaccaccacgaggAGCTGCacaatggcgacgacgccgccgagctcccgCAGTACATCGCCAAGCGCGGGTTACCGCCCCCAAAGACCAACGGCTCtgtcgccccgcccccgaccCACACTGCACGCGACGAGAAgcagctcgaccgcctcaAGCGCCCGACGGCCCCCAAGGTCTTTCCCAAGCGGCCGGAGAAGCCAGCCCCAACGTACAGCTACCACAAGGAGATGGCGCCGCCTGTACGgcggacgtcgtcgtcgacatcaGCGGAACACGACACGCCGACAAGCCccccgcgagcgccgccccTGCTTCCCCACCGTGGCTCTGACGCAACTCCAAGCTTACCTCCCCGCCGTCCATCGATCGAGCCGGAGGCACACCGGCCGGGTCTTCCCCCACGCAAACCGTCAGACAACACGCCCAAGctcccgccccgccggccgTCGGTGGACCCACATCACGCCGCCCCGGGGCTGCCTGCTCGCCGGCCGTCGATCGAGCCCGTTGCTCGCGCGGTGCCGCCCCTGCCTTCCAAGCCACCATTACCGACCACCTCcaagccgccgctgccgacgtcgtcaaAGCCCGCACTACCGTCTGCACCGAAGCCTGCGCTGCCGTCTTCGGCCAAGCCGGGGCTGCCATCGTCAGCCAAGCCGACATTGCCGTCCTCACCGAAGCCCGCGTCGCCAGCCCCGCCACGAAAGCTCCAGTGGCCCCCGCAGGAGCTCACTCCAGACGAGGTGCCCTCAACACCGCCAGTCAACGACCGCGGCGCACCTCCACCTGTGCCGCTCGCCTCTCGCCCCACGTCCAAGCCGAAGCCTGCGGCCCAGTTCTACGCCggccaccaccccgacccgCCAGACTGCCTCGTCTGCCGCGACTTCTCCCAGCCGGACCACTATGCGGCGTCGTACCCGCGTGCGAGTCTCCCTGCGCACGACGCGGTCGGATATCTCGCCGAAGCGCTGTGCGACCCGTTCCCTTCTGCGACAGACAAGGCGCGAGCCATCTTCACGTGGTTCCACTACAACGTCGCATACGACGTTGCGATGTTCTGCTCGGGTAACCTGAGAGGCATGAGCCCCGAGGAGACGATCCGCACCGGTATGGCTGTGTGCCAGGGCTACGCGGACACGTTTGCCGCCAttgcgcagcgcgcaggGCTCGAGTGCGTTGTCGTCAGCGGACACGGCAAGGGCGCCGGCATCAAGGACTGGGTGCAGGGCGAGCCGATCCCGCGGATGGACTCGAACCATGCGTGGAACGCGGTCCGTATCGAAGGGGGGTggaagctcgtcgacgcgtgcTGGGGTGCGGGGAATATCGATCTCGCGGCCCAGACGTACGACGCGCACTTTAACCCGATCCACTTCTCGATGCTCAACGATGACTTTGGAAGAACGCATTTCCCCAAGGACCCAGGCCAGTTCTACGTGCCCaacccgccgagctgggagGAGTATGTCGTCGGCTCAAACGGCGGTTTCGCGCGTCCGATCGTCACGAGCACCGCGCACGAGGAGGGGATCAACCAGTGGAGCATCGAGCCGAGCATCAGCCCCAtcccgctcgtcgcgtccgacCCGCCGAGCGTGCGGTTCCAGATGACGACCGTGTGCCCGCACTGGAACGCGGCGACGAACGGAAAGGGCCCAGAATACCTGTTCATGCTGTACATGCCTTGGCGGAAAGGCAAGGAGGTGCTCATGCCCATGGAGCAtggcggcgggtggtggtggctcgaCGTCTccatcgacgagctcgcacgagggcgggggcagAAGGTCACTGTGGTGGTCCTCACCTCGCTCAGTGGACGCGATGGGCGAGGCATCACGTCGGAGGAGTACGCCCAGAGTCTGCGGAGCCACGGTGCGTGGAGCTTCTCCAACATGTTCATCGCGTCCTGGGATCTGTAGTACAGCTATGGTACATGTCATTATGTCATTATATTGTTCTGGAACCAGGGGTTAGATGTCCAGGTGGTCGACCCCAGTCTTAGCTGCGCACTCTTGCACCATCATCCGGAGCTGTGGTGGCTGTCAGCAACGGAGCTTAACAGCCAGCGCGAGCACTCTGTACTCACGTCAATGACGCCTGTCTCGACGGCCCGGACGCTGAGCAGCGGCTCGTGGTGTGGTGTTATTGCCGAGTTGGTCGCGAgtgtgtcagcggcgagTGCAGGAACCCATGGCGTTTGGGCCTGTGGTGTCAGCTAGAATCTATATCGAGAAGCTGGACATCGAGGCCAAAGTGAGGTAACAACACCCACCCCTTCTGCCGCGCCTggctcgacattgtcgtTCGTCTCGACAATTATTGCCCATGTTGTGTCATCTGCGATGTCAGCTCCATCGACATGGTCGTACTTGTAGCTAACCTGGGTTGTCTAACAGCTGACCGTCaagcgcagcgaggcggaTGAGGAACGCGCGAAGGCGGAGTGAGAGGTCCTCTGAAGTCGGAGCGTTCATGATTCTGGGTTGCGTGAGCTTCAACAGCTGGGAGACATGACGAGGCAGCTCAACTCACTTCGCTTCCCTCCCTGGCCCCTCCATCCCCTCAAGCGGCATATATCCAACGTCAATGATGAACCGTTCAAGCGGCagccccgtcgtcgtggtctTAATCACGACGGTCACGCGCCTCGCGGTCCCCTTGTCCATCTCGTCCCGGATCGCAGCGACGACTTTGGAGACATAGTCGCGTACTGCTGGGTGCCGTGATTGGTACACTGCCACACCGTGTGCGCGGCGCCTGGTGAACGTTGTGGGCGGGTATACTTGGCGAATGCAGAGAATGGTGTGGATTACGACCTcgactggggtcagctgtgAGGCAAGGGTTATGACGCACGGAACGAGGCAAGGGTGTCGACCGTTTCTGGTGGGTCAGAACGAGTGCTGAAGAAAGTTACCCACCCTTGAAGCTGATGCCTAGAGGGCCTTGTGGTTCGACTCTATCTGGTAGGCGTGATGGCCCAGCTCTTGCGTTTGGTGGCAtggcgtggtcgacgagatgAGACAAGTGGAGGAAGGTCTGTCGTCAACAACAattcgcgccgtcgcggttGACGGTGGTCGTCGATTGTGGAGGTGGACGATGCGACTGGCCGGATTTTAACGGAAGCAATTTCGCACCATCATTTCGCTAGCGTCCCCCTGCCTTTCCTTCCCTTCCAACGCACGCACAAACAAAGCGGCGCATCTCACACAAACACGACGACACTTTGCTTCTTCACATCGTCACTTTGCCATTCAGCATCCATCCACTCCTTTTTATACTAACATTACAGCAGTAGGGGCCTACAATATGTCCTCGGCACCCCCCTCGCGAGATGTATACCTCGCACCCGGCTTCCAGGCCTCGACGCTAAAGGTACGCAGCAGCCACCCTTGGTTACTTGGCCACCCGTGTCACGCTGACGCTGCTCTCGTCACTCCATCTAATTTATTTCCTCTAACAGGTCGCCCAACTTCGGTAAGTACCTCATCT
This window encodes:
- the Ky gene encoding Kyphoscoliosis peptidase is translated as MSPPLPPASPDCLQCRDFSAADAVGGMYPRDTLPRSDPIGFLAHHLCSPFPSATDKARAIFTWFHHNMDYDVASFVGHLGGVAIAPSTPAESILSGVGVCAGYAGSYAAIATAAGLECTVVNGHGKGVGYHDWQAGEPVPAYDMNHAWNAVRVDGGEWKLVDACWGAGYVDMAAQVYHRKFKPEMFTRPNDQFGWAHFPEKPAHAYREDGASLTWDEYIAGPGRGVPLAQCFGEKEGIDPFSLTPGRYIAAGSDAVVRLQFSKVCAHWNSEVHGPDGGRAPPLVIMPLCDPAEFVPFHHSPDGCWWWLDVEARRLGKPGDRALVAVLKTLGDKSGRGVSADEFLRLHRRVGVSFDTVAVWELV
- the KY gene encoding Kyphoscoliosis peptidase, coding for MAEDEEPQFKSLKDRIAALNLGAGGAAPVPAPAPLAPKARPSPLVPASKPAPPAPRPHHHEELHNGDDAAELPQYIAKRGLPPPKTNGSVAPPPTHTARDEKQLDRLKRPTAPKVFPKRPEKPAPTYSYHKEMAPPVRRTSSSTSAEHDTPTSPPRAPPLLPHRGSDATPSLPPRRPSIEPEAHRPGLPPRKPSDNTPKLPPRRPSVDPHHAAPGLPARRPSIEPVARAVPPLPSKPPLPTTSKPPLPTSSKPALPSAPKPALPSSAKPGLPSSAKPTLPSSPKPASPAPPRKLQWPPQELTPDEVPSTPPVNDRGAPPPVPLASRPTSKPKPAAQFYAGHHPDPPDCLVCRDFSQPDHYAASYPRASLPAHDAVGYLAEALCDPFPSATDKARAIFTWFHYNVAYDVAMFCSGNLRGMSPEETIRTGMAVCQGYADTFAAIAQRAGLECVVVSGHGKGAGIKDWVQGEPIPRMDSNHAWNAVRIEGGWKLVDACWGAGNIDLAAQTYDAHFNPIHFSMLNDDFGRTHFPKDPGQFYVPNPPSWEEYVVGSNGGFARPIVTSTAHEEGINQWSIEPSISPIPLVASDPPSVRFQMTTVCPHWNAATNGKGPEYLFMLYMPWRKGKEVLMPMEHGGGWWWLDVSIDELARGRGQKVTVVVLTSLSGRDGRGITSEEYAQSLRSHGAWSFSNMFIASWDL
- the Mad2l2 gene encoding Mitotic spindle assembly checkpoint protein MAD2B; protein product: MPPNARAGPSRLPDRVEPQGPLGISFKETVDTLASFLEVVIHTILCIRQVYPPTTFTRRRAHGVAVYQSRHPAVRDYVSKVVAAIRDEMDKGTARRVTVVIKTTTTGLPLERFIIDVGYMPLEGMEGPGREAKIMNAPTSEDLSLRLRAFLIRLAALDGQLLDNPDDTTWAIIVETNDNVEPGAAEGAQTPWVPALAADTLATNSAITPHHEPLLSVRAVETGVIDLRMMVQECAAKTGVDHLDI